The genomic interval ATGGCACTACTCCTGAGCTGCCTTGCCTTAACTCTGACTTCTAGAgtgaatgttcaataaatgtgtggCCTGGCAGGCCTGAAAACTTTACCCTACAGTAACCTTCAGTTCTAGTGGGCAGCAGAACCGCATGGTGACTTGGGCCCAAAGAGTGCTTCCGAAAGATTCTGCAGTATTTCCAACATTCTTTAGGATTCTGACGCCCACCGGTTTCAGAACCTCCTAACGAGCTAACCTCGAATGAACAGAATCCCCAGACCCAAGATTCAGtctcaggaaagggaaggagtCCAGAGGTGGACAATGCTTACCCTTCTTTCTCCAAGAGGTTAGACGAACAAAGACTCGagttctttatttgcctttcccttttaatcccctccctgctccaacTCTTAAAGAAGTACCCAGCAATCAATTACAAAGAAGTTCAAAGGGCCAAGGCAAGCCAGCCCAAGATTAACAGGCTCCCTCCCACGGGGGCCAAAGTCTGGATGCTGGGGTCTCCACTCAGAGCCTGGTAGTAAAAGCTGGTGCAGAATAAGGTGGTTCCAGAGGCTAGCAGTAACCCGGCCTGAAGGAGATACAAGAATACAGGCCAGTAAGAACAGGGCGGACGGAGGGAGCTGGTGGGGCACGGTCAGGGTTGGGCATGGGGGTAGGATTACCCAGAGGGGCTTTCTGCAATGGGGCACCCCTAACAGAGCCAGGCTGTGTAAGAAGTGGTGTTTGTTGGCCTTGTCGAAGAGCTGTAAGAAAAAGAGACATggaaggcggggtgggggaagacaCTTCTTAAGCAACGCTGGTGCCTGCATCCCGTGGGGGCACATCGGAAAAAGTTCGTCCCCCCGCTAAAGTCCCGGCTCGCCCGTCCCACCAGCACCCACGGCACATGCTCGCCGCCCTCGGtgctccgcccctcccctacttcccTCAGCGACCCCAGACTTGGGGCGCTCCTAGACCCGGAAGCTGGGCAGCCCCAAGTCCCTTCACCTCCTTCCCGTAGGCATCCGGGAACTGGGCGCCTGTGGAAGGAGAGGCAAAGGTTACCAGTCCGAGCACCTGCCTCCACCGCCCCGACTCCCGGGTGGAGGGAGGGCCCAGGTGGGTGCCCCCAGAAGGCGTCTCATTGGTGGAAACGCACATGGGCGCTTCTGGGGACCAAACTGGACCAGGCAGAGGGCTGTCCGGTGGAGGGGAAAGCCGGCACTTCCCATAGACCCCGCCCCTGCACCAGACCCCGAAGGTCGACCCCAGCCCCCTGACCGTGCGCCCCGTAGGAGGCCAAGCCTAAGGCCCCGGCTCCGGACAAGGCGCCCAAGCGGCGGAAAGCAGCCCCCGGCCCGGCCATGGCAGTGGATGGTCACGCGCCGGAGGAACACCGCCCAGGCCACCCAAGAGGCCAGCCAATCCCAATCTCCCATGCAAATAATGTCCAAAAGTGCCCAATCCGGGACGTGTTCATTCCAGCGTCCAGGTCCTCACCCGGGTACTTGCGCCTTTGTAAAAGCTCTGCTGAGTGGCGAAGCCGCGTGGCGGGCGGAGAAACAAGAACCAATCAGGGTCGGAGGAGCCGAGCAGTGAGGGGCGGGGCGCGGAGGCGGGACTAGAGGATTTGCGTCACGGATTGGCCCACTTTCAAAGTTGATCGCTCCTTCCGATAcctacccccccccacctccggccAGTTTCCAAAGATCCCGGTCCCCACGCGGAGTTCCGCCCCTTTCCCCACTGGCTCCTCCTTTTCAGCTTTAAACCAGGCCTACTCTCACAAGGAGGCGGCCGCTCGGGTAACCAAGCCCCACCCACCGCCGTCAAAACCCCGCCCATGTCGAGATGGCCCCTCCCACGGATCCAAGGCCCCGCCTTCTTCGTGTGATGCCCCGCCCCCTTGAGttcaccctccccctcccccccgcacccGCCCCCAACCCACCAACCGCGGGAGCCCGGAGGGTGGGAGACCCGGTGGGGGCGATGTCTCCACCCTGCCCCGGCCCGCTTCGTCCATCCGTCGGTCTGTCCGCTCCCGCCCCCTTCTCCCGTCTCCAATCCCCCCACACTCTGGagggcgggcgggcaggcgggtACGAGCGAGGGGTGTGCGCCGCTCTCTccgcagggggcgggggaggcggccGCGCGGTGACGCGCGGGGCTGCTGCGGCTGCTCCGCCGGCGGATCATCACTCTCGGGCTGGGATGGACGCGGGGCGGGCGGGCCCCGGCGCGCGGAGCCAGGAGTCCGGGCCTCCTGGCTGCTGAGCGTCTCCCGAAGCCTCCCCTTTACCCCCGCTGCCCCTCCTAGGAGCCCTGccgacccccaccccggggctccAGACCCGGCTCCCGCCCTCCTCTGACTCCCTGGAcctccccctcccgcccgccCTCGGGATCGACTagatccctccccctccccgaggATTCCGGCTGGATCCCTGCCCCTGCACCGCGGATCCTGCGCTCCCGGGCTCCGGGCCCCTGGGGATTGCCGTGGACACCTCCTCCCGCACCCGATCCCTTAGGATCTTCCGCCTGTACCACCTTCTGGTCCCTCGAAGCCGGCCCACGGAGCCAGTGGATCCCCAATCGAGTCCTGTCTCGTTGCCCCCTCTTCGCTCCGCCGGCCCCACTGCGGGGTTCCCTGTTCTCGGGTTCCTCCTGACCCCATCCCCTACCTCTCCTTTCCCCGGGGATCGACTGgatcccggccccgccccccggggctGGGGCgatccccctcccccgcccggtgAGGCGCTGCGGGCGGGGGCTGGGCCTGCGGGGCCGCGGGGGCTCAGAGGCCGCCGCCCCCCTCCCGAAGCCCATCCGCCCCCTACTCGGAGCCCTGGATGGAGGCACCACGGCCCCAGGGCTGAGCCAGGTAGGAGCTAAGCCGGGCCGGGTGGAGGGGGGT from Panthera leo isolate Ple1 chromosome E1, P.leo_Ple1_pat1.1, whole genome shotgun sequence carries:
- the TMEM256 gene encoding transmembrane protein 256, with amino-acid sequence MAGPGAAFRRLGALSGAGALGLASYGAHGAQFPDAYGKELFDKANKHHFLHSLALLGVPHCRKPLWAGLLLASGTTLFCTSFYYQALSGDPSIQTLAPVGGSLLILGWLALAL